AGGGTTGGTTCTGACTTTTGCCCTCTTGGGGGCATCTTCCTCAGCAAGCGTCGGCAtattcttacactctttccataaGAGCTAATTGAAGATCTACCACTTCGGCATGCCTCTCtttgcctcttttattttttgttttttttctgttttattaaatgtATGAATCTGGTAGATCACTAGCACCAACACTTtgactttttcattttctatatccattaattaaataatacaggtaaaaagaaataaagtaattcaaACTCACATAATTCTAGGCTACCAAAATGagccttctggcctgcaggccacATACTGAGTTCTTAACTGAATAGCAACATCTGCCTCCCATGGCCCAGCAGACCAAGGCAGCCCCCGTACAGCAGAGCATCATTGGGGCTCTTAGGTTGGGGAAAGGTGGATGGTGATTTTGAAGCTGTTGAAAACAAGAATGTAGAGCGTTTATAGGTTTCTCTGTCTTACTGAGAACATGTTGGAACTTGATGTGGAATCTGTTCTGTAAACCTGGTCAGATGGAGTAGTCAGTAGAAAGTACAGCAGGACCTAAAGTGAGATCTGCATGCCTATGCCATGGACCCCACCCACACAGTCTTCCTTTTGATAAAGCTATGAAGCCTTCTTTTCTCAATGGAGCACAGCCACCCCCCAGATGTGAACTTTCCACCTGTATTTCAGCCTGCATAGTACAACTGTGAGCCAATGTGAAAGCTTATTGGGGCTAGGCAGGGCTTACCTGAGGCAAGAACAGGAAATGTGTCCCTTAGCCACCAGAAGGGAACAGTTGTGCTGATGATGTGTCCAGCTTGAGTGAAGCTGGACCCTTCAGTGCCATATGCTGCATATCCAGTGAGAGTCTGAGACCCATGAACAAGCCTTATTGTTTTGACGACTTGTGGTCAGCTGCTTTTCCTTATTGTCATCATGTTTGtgaagtgtatgtatgtgtttattttcgCCAACAGCTGGAGCAGAGCCAGAAAGAGGCCTCGGATCTTCTAGAGCAGAACCGGCTTTTGCAGGACCAGTTAAGGGTGGCCCTGGGCAGAGAGCAGAGTGCCCGGGAGGGCTATGTGCTGCAGGTAGGGTGGGCAGCTGCCCAGTCAGCAGTGCACCCAGGGGCTTCAGTGTGAAAGGTCTGCTCCAGCCCACAGGCTAGGAATGTGCAAAGGTGGTCCTGATGCTGTGATAGTCTGCACATTTTCCTTGCTGCTAGGACATTCATTTTGGAAAAGGTGTCCCAAATCTCTACAGCTAAGGATTATCTTTTGGTCATGAAATCATTTTGGTGTTCTCTCCTTTGGGCATTCTAGACACTGTGCTTTTGTGAAAACCGTGTATCTGTATGTCATTTCTCATTGTGTTCACAATAGTGATATTGGGCCCATTGTACATATACTGAAAAAACTGGTCAAGACAGCAAGCCAAGTGCCTTCTTAGGACCAACAGCAAGTTAGTGGCAAAGCTAGGACTGCACCATACCCACCTACCCATTCCTATTCAGCCAGCCTAAGTGTCTGGAGGACATATGACCACTTAGCCAGCCTAACCCAACCCAGAAGGAGGGAAAAGTGGTAGCAGCTAGGTGCTGAGCTGACAGCCCAAGACCAGTGTCCTTCTCAAGGCGTCTTCCCAGAATCTTGCTGCATTCAGATCACTAACATCCCCTTGGTGTGGATATGTCAAAAAACAGTCTCACGGTAGCTGGGTGTGAGGACAGGTGGCGTGTGTTATCCTATAACTGGCTTCCTAGCATCAGTGCCAGCTCTGGGACGTGAAGGAGACGTACTCTTGCCCTGGGCACCGTCATGCTGATGGGAGAATCAACAAGGAAGTGTTAGGGATAGTGGAATGGGGTGGCGGAATTGAATTGAAGCTCCCAGAACGGGCCAAAGAGAAGATGGCGGTTTTAGATTGGTGTCAGGGTTCTCTGTTCTAGTCTTGACTCTGCCACTGACCCCAGAAGCACACCCCACCCTACAGCAGCAGCCTCTCACCTGTGTCATTAGGAACTAGTGGTCTCCAGAAGGCCTTCAGCTCTCAGAGACCCAGAGTCTCTGCCCAGACCCTTCTACACTGACCTCCTCAGTCCTCGTCACCAAGTCGCCAGTGGACCTGGAGTCCTTCACTCACCTCAACCAGAGCCTGCCTTACCTTCGTGCCTACCCCTCACACTGCTGCACGTTTCCCTGGTTTACCCCTGTTCCCTGCCCCACATTACTGCACCCTCTTCCCTTCCAGCAGACTCACTGCTGGCTGCTTCTGACCTTCTTGCTTGGAACTGGCCATGGCAGGCCTCTCCCTTTCACACAGCCTACTCAGAAAGCCGTAGGTTATTCATTCAGGCCATCCCTAATTTaagggtcattttcttttctttcttttttggtttttcgagacggtttctctgtgttgctttggagcctgtcctggatctcgctctgtagaccaggctgaccttgaactcacaaagatccgactgcctctgcctcccaagtgctgagattgaaggtgtgtgccaccaccacccggctaagggTCATTTTCTTAAGTCTTTGTTAGGTTCACCATATAATTCTTGACTTCAGACGTGGTGGTCAAGACACTGCCAAGGAGCTTTGCACATTGCTAACTTGTGTGTCTAACATGGACTGTCATGTGCATCTACACTGAAGGCCCTGTTGGTCAGCAACTGGGCCAGCTTCCCGCTGGCTCTAGTACTGATTACCCCTGAGCTTTGGAAATACGTAGTCAAAAGTGAGAAGGGTCAAGTGGCCTTCTGGGGCACTGAGGGTTAGGAGATGCAAGCTCGGGTAGGGTGCTGTGCTCACTGCTGGGAGGGGCCTGCATGCTTTGGATGGTGAACGTGGTGTGGAACTGGAACTTACTGAGTGTCACATCTGTGGCTTCCCCACCAGCAGACTGAGGGAGCCTGGGCAGGCAGATTCTAAGTGGGGCTGTCCTGACTCACCGTGCTGTCCCTGCTTCATATGAGCCCTGTCTCTTCTGTGTCTCGGTTTGGgaactttgtgttttattttgggttttgcaTGTGTCACTCTTATTTTGAGCTTTACGGAGGTTTGTTTTGTTACCACGTTTTGCTTCATGATCTGCATTCCCCTTGTTCTGTCTTCTTGCAGGTAGAGATTAGTTTTCTCCTCATGGTGGAGGCCTGACTACGCTTTCTAAAGGAAATGTTCAATGTTACCTTGCTGACATCTCTCAAGTAGTTacctgccttccttctctccctgtcaCGGAAGGAAGTGATGTCACTTCCTTGTGCCTTATACCCTGTGCTGCTTTAAACATGTGGTCTAGAACCGCATACTTTGTTTTGCCAAACAAATGCGGTGTCCTTTGTCCTTCAGTCTCCGTTATACTTTTCAGTGTGTTCCATTATTCagctttatttgatttatttcttctaGATGCTGTTCAGTTAGAGctgttttttgatgttttttccCATGTGTTCTGTTTATGTGGAAGCAGCTATACttaccaaaaacaaaccaaaacaaacaaaacccacattaatttgattttttttttctttaaacgaagaaaaaaaaagttgtacaaAGGATTAAAGCCAAACCCACCAAGGAGCTTTTCTATGATTGATCCTGGCCAGAGGTGTGACACTCAGAACAGGGTGGCCTGAGTGTTACTAACCAGTATTTAATCGGTTTTTTTAAGACTGAAGTGGCCACCTCCCCATCGGGTGCCTGGCAGAGGCTCCATAGAGTCAACCAAGACCTACAAAGTGAGCTGGAAGCTCAGTGCCGGCGGCAAGAGCTCATCACGCAGCAGATTCAGACCCTGAAACATAGCTATGGGGAGGCAAAGGATGCAATCCGGCACCATGAGGCTGAGATTCAGACTCTGCAAGCAAGACTTGGTAACGCAGCTGCAGAGCTGGCTCTTAAAGAGCAGGCTTTAGCCAAGCTCAAGGGTGAGCTGAAGCTAGAGCAGGGCAAAGTTCGTGAGCAGCTGGAGGATTGGCAGCACAGCAAGGCCGTGCTGAGTGGCCAGCTGAGGGCCAGTGAGCAGAAACTCAAAAGTACAGAAGCCTTGCTGCTGGAGAAGACCCAGGAACTGAGGGACCTAGAAACACAGCAGGCATTGCATCGGGACCGACAGAAGGAGGTGCAGAGGCTGCAGGAATGCATTGCTGAGCTCAGCCAGCAGCTAGGTACCAGTGAGCAGGCCCAGCAGCTGATGGAGAAGAAGTTGAAGAGGAACTATACATTGTTGCTAGAGAGCTGTGAGCAGGAGAAGCAGGCACTGTTGCAGAACCTGAAGGAGGTAGAGGACAAGGCCAGTGCCTGTGAGGACCAGCTACAAGGCCATGTGCAGCAGGTGGAGGCCctccagaaagagaaactgagtgaATCATGCAAAGGCAGTGAGCAGGTGCACCTGCTAGAGGAAGAACTGGAAGCCCGGGAGGCTAGCATCCGCCAGTTAGCCCAGCATGTCCAGAGCCTCCACGATGAACGGGATCTCATCAAGCAGCAGTTTCAAGAGCTCATGGAGCGTGTGGCCACATCTGATGGGGACGTAGCTGAGCTCCAAGAGAAGCTGAGGGGAAGAGAAGCTGACTACCAGAACCTAGAGCACTCACACCACAGAGTCTCTGTCCAGCTGCAGAGTGTGCGCACTCTgctgagagaaaaggaagaggagctaAAGCACATTAAGGAAGCACATGAGCGAGTTCTAGAAAAGAAAGACCAAGACCTCAATGAGGCTTTGGTTAAAATGATTGCCTTGGGCAGCAGCTTAGAGGAAACAGAAATTAAGTTGCAGGAAAAGGAAGAGTGTCTAAGGAGATTTGTAAGTGATTCTCCAAAGGATGCCAAAGAGTCTCAGAGTACAGCAGAGCAAACAGAGGAGGACAGTGGCATTTTTCCCCTAGGTTCAGTCACCAGAGTATTTCCAGGCTTTCCCCACTCACAGCCAGAGGATGAAGACCCAGGTGCTGGCCTAGGGGAGGAGTGTAGTAGTGGTAGCCCCAGCAGAGAGGAGAACATGGTACCCCCAAAGTCTGTGGATGTGCCTGACAGGGAGGGGCATCTGCAAAGCACCTCTAAGTCTGACCAGGGAGCACCTGTAAAAAGGCCAAGAATCCGGTTCTCCACGATCCAGTGCCAAAGATACATACACCCGGAGGGGTGTGCAAAGGCCTGGACCAGCAGCACGTCATCAGACACCAGCCAGGACCAGTCACCCTCAGAAGACAGTGTGTCCTCAGAAGCTACCCCTAGCACACTCCCTGCAGCGGCAGATGCTGAAACATACATCTCTATAATCCACTCCCTGGAGACAAAGCTCTTTGTCACAGAGGAGAAGCTCAAAGACGTGACCGTGAGACTGGAGAGCCAGCAGGGCCAGAGTCAGGAAGCATTGCTGACATTGCACCAGCAGTGGGCTGGCACTGAGGCCCAGCTGCGGGAGCAACTCCGTGCCAGCCTGCTGCAGGCTAGTGCACTGGCCTCTCAGCTAGagcaggagagacaggagaaggcCACAAACATTGAACATCACCCTGGGGAGCTGGAAGACTTCCAAGCCAAAAATAGCCAAGCCCTATCATGCTTAGAAAACTGCTGGAAAAAGCTGAGGTCTCTGCCATTTGCTGACCAGGAGGAGGGACAGGATGCATGTGCAGCCTCCCTGGCTAACATAGAGAGTATGCTTGTGAGTGCTATAAAGGCCCTTCAGCCGTGGGCATCCCCAGCAGACAGCAGGACACAGACTGAACAAGAGAAGGGGCACTCCATGGAAAGTAGCCTGGCAACCCCTGTGCAGCAGCCCTGCCAGCCCATATTGAATGAGCAGGAACATAGGAAGTTGCTTTCTGCTCAGATAGTCCTGGAGGCCTCACTTATCAACCAAATAGCTGACTCTCTGAAGAATACCACTTCAGATGTGTATGGCGTTCTCTGTGAGCTTACTCAGTCAGGGGAGTGGCCACTGAAGGAAGAAAGTGCTGCCCTCTCTGCCGGGGCTCCGGTGGAGATCTGGGCCAAGAAGGTGCTGGTGAATGGTGAGTTCTGGAGCCAGGTCGAATCCCTGAGCAAGCGCCTAGGGACACTGGGAGAAGCAGCAGCCTGCACATCTGGAGACAGGCAGCAGCATATTCCCCAGAGTCTGGCTGATGCCACGTGGATTCGTGCAGAGCTCAGCTACGCCACACAGTCATTAAGAGAATTGTTCTACCACAGGCTACAGAGCATACAGGAGACCCTACAGGGAACCCAAGCAGCCCTGCAGCAGCACAAGTGCATGCTGGGAGAGATCTTGAGAGCCTACCAAACCCCAGACTTTGAAAGAGTAATACAGCAGATCTTAGAAACTCTCAGGCATTCAACTGGCAGGGAGGACCAGGTACAGACATCCTGGGACCAGAGCCCCTTAGGAGAGGTACTGAGGCCAGGCACAGATGGCTCCCAAGAGCCTTTGCAGGCTTTCCATCAGAGCCCTGAAGTCCTTGCTGCCATTCAGgatgagctggctcagcagctaagggaAAAGGCTAGCATCCTTGAGGAGATTTCAGCTGCCTTACCAGGCCTGCCTCCCACAGAGCGACTTGGGGGTTGCCAGAGGCTTCTGCAGATGTCCCAGCATCTCTCATATGATGCTTGTCTAGAGGGCCTTGGTCAGTATTCTTCATTACTGGTTCAAGATGCAATTATTCAGGCTCAAGTGTGCTATGCAGCATGCAGAATTCGACTGGAGTATGAAAAGGAACTGCGATTTTATAAGAAGGCCTGTCAGGAGGCCACGGGGGGCTCTTGCCAGAAGCGTGCACAAGCGGTTGGGGCCCTGAAGGAGGAGTATGAAGAACTTCTCCACAAGCAGAAGAGTGAGTACCAGAAGGTGATCACCCTCATTGAGAAGGAAAACACTGAGCTCAAGGCCAAGGTGAGCCAGATGGACCATCAGCAGAGATGTCTACAAGAAGCAGAAAGTAAACATAGTGAAAGCATGTTTGCCCTGCAGGGCAGGTATGAGGAGGAGATCAGGTGCATGGTGGAGCAGCTGAGCCACACCGAGAATACACTGCAGGCTGAGCGTAGCCGGGTTCTCAGCCAGCTAGACGCTTCCGTCAAAGACAGACAGGCCATGGAACAGCAGCATGTGCAGCAAATGAAGATGCTGGAGGACAGGTTCCAGCTGAAGGTCCGGGAGCTGCAGGCTGTCCATCAGGAGGAGCTGAGGGCCTTGCAGGAACACTATATATGGAGCCTGCGGGGAGCCCTCAGCCTCTGCCAACCCTCACACCCAGATTCCCCACTGGCCCCGAGGCCATCTGAGCCCAGAGCTGTGCCAACAGCCAAGGATGAGGCCGAATCCATGACAGGGCTGCGAGAACGTATCCAGGAGCTGGAGGCCCAAATGGATGTCATGCGAGAGGAGCTGGGCCACAAAGAACTGGAGGGTGATGTGGCCACCCTGCGGGAGAAGTACCAGCGGGACTTTGAGAGCCTCAAGGTCTTTAGCACCGTTTATTTTTCAGAGATAATTCTCTTTGGTGATGCAAGAAAGGGGCATTGTGGGCAGCTAAGGTCTTAGAGTGGGGGTAGGAGGTAGTTCTTAACTCTCAACTGCTGTACAGGCATAAGTGAGTAACATTCTCCAGGCCATCTACTCACAACCCAGAGGGGAAGCCAGCAAGGAAAGCAGCATCCCTGTGGGAAAATAGAATAGGGTCTTCCTTGCCTGGCCACGCCTCCAGGGCACTCTCCATACCCTTCACCTTCTTACCCTCATAGAATCCCTTCTGGCTTCAAAGTTGAAGCATTAGTCCAAGGATTGTCTCACATCTCTGAAGGGCAGTCACCACCTGACTCTTCTCAGAGAGCAAGGTTGGGACTTTAGAACGCAGGAATATTTGCAAAGCAGTAAGCGTTCTTCCCTAGCCTACCTTCCCAAGGAAGAGTTGGCAGTGGTCGGGCACTGTGTCTGAGTAGGGCTTTCTCACACTCTTGTCTCCCAGGCTACCTGTCATGCTTCTGTGGCTGCCCCTATTTTATCTTAGACGACACTGTATGTGGCTGCCTGGGCATATTCGTGGAGGGTCCTAACCATCTCTTAGATTCCAGAAGTGGCCTGGTAGCTGGATCTTCATCTTCTTCCCCAAGGTGTAGGCTCCCAGGGTACCTGCACCGGCTCTTGTTGCAGGCCAGCGTTCCTGCCATAGTGCCACGGCTGCAGCATAGCAGGGTGTCTGTAACTGTTTCCCAGCACCCTTTTCCTCCATCCTCCGTTCAGGCTGGTGCTTTGCCTTTGCCTCTGGGTGGACTCATAGCTACTGACCAAATGCACAGGAGAGCTTGACGAGGCACCTGAGGCATTGGTGCTCACCATTCTTTTCCTGGTTTCATCCAGACCTTTAAAACCATTAAGCATTGTGagaaattttcaaaatgtgtatTCAGTGATCCTACAGGGAGACTGGACCACCATTGCCTGCTCCTCTTTGCATctcagccatctccacagcctagGATAGAGGGGTCCAGGCCTGGCAACATCATAGTCAGTTATCAGGATGTCAGAATGGTTATGCTGGGCTCGGGTTACCTAGTGGGAAAACGCCTTAGAAACAAAAGATAACAGGTTAGGAGAAAGCATCGGGCTTGAGCGTTTGTATGTGCCCAAGAACTTCAAGCCCTCTATGGAACTTGTGGCACACATGCAATGTGTTTGACCAGACTGTCTAAAGAGAGCCCAGCTGGGAACAGTTTctctctgtggatctctgcccAGATAAGGGAGCCTGGACTGTTGCTACTGCCTCACCACCACTAGCCATGAGCCTGCATCTTAGTCAGTAAGGAACTTGTTTGATTCTAgggatgatttaaaaattaaaatttgtgctgggtgggtggtggtgtattgcctttaatctcagcactcaggagacagaggcaggcggatctctgtgagttcgaggccagcctggtctacagagcaagatccaggacaggcaccaaaactacacagagaaccctgtctcgaaaaaccaaataaatgaatgaatgaataagtaaataaataaattaattaaaaattggaGCTGGGGAGTGACTCAATGTTTAAAGTGCTTGCCAGCAAGTATGAAAACAGGAGTTTAGATCCCCAACACTCATGTAAATGCTGGGTAAGCATGGTACGGTGTGGCCCCCTTGTAATTCTAGCACACAGCAGATGGAGACAAAGCATCCCGAGGAAAGCTAGCTGGGCTAGCTGGCTCAGTCAGCAGATGAGAGGGTCTGTGTAAGGTGGAAGCAATCAAGGAAAGAGATGTCAAGTATCAACTGTGGCTTCCCTGCACATATACACTCAAAATCTTTAATTGGTTTATAGAGTAACAATCTTCAAACATAATACAATTAACAAAGTAGCAGCCTAGTTGTTAAAGGCACCTCAGTGTTTCTGTTGTAGGAATTTCAGACCCTATCTTCTTCATGTATTCCAAAATGCTCAAATCCGAATAAGATGGAAAAGACTGCCTATAGGATGAGCATCCATTATATGGAACTCAGAATCTGAAATGAGCCAAAATCCAAACTATTCTGAGCACTGACAGACTGCCACAAGTGGAAAGTTCCTAAGTGAACACTCTGTGGTAAGTCTTGGTTAACTGCGGCAGAGTAAACAGGCTGAGTAAGATTATCTCTAGGCTGAGTAGAGAAGGTAACTAGTACAGCACACACTGCAGTCAGCTCCAGGATGTGAGTGCAGTTTAAAGTTGCTGAATAGAGGTTCTTGGAAAGGCCCCACAGTGACTGTGAGGCTAGGTAAAAAATGTCAAAGCATGATGATTGGACACTTGGTATTCTGTATTGATTCCATTAGCAAAACAATGAGGTAGGGACAGAGTTAGAGCCATGTtcttctggtttgtttggtttggtttatcaGAAAGCCTGTTCTTCCCAGAAGTGGCTATCACAAGTTTAGGCAGAATGACCCACATTCAAAGTAGCTGTGAGCTGTAGGTGGAATGCAGAGCATGCATTACTGCTTGGTTGGGGAGAGCAGCTGGGCTCTGGGGCTGTGGGGAATGGGGACTCTCCTTAGGACTCACGTGTTGTGTCTGGTCTGCTTGGTAAGGTGGTACGGTTCTCAGTGGGTAGCATAccttggttctcctttaaatgagaggaagggagaaggcgTAGGCTGGCAGGAAAGATGTTAGCGTCTGCtctggctcctgtgtggacacCTTTGAGGTTTAGTAAACAGCTGAAGCTCCCCAGCTCCCAAAAATGGGTCCTGTGTACCCCAGCCCACAGAGgatgtgctgggctctgcagtTAGGCTACCTTTTGTTTCAGGATGGACCTCACTCTCCCCACTAGCacatttgtctgaatttgtcCCTGTTAGTGACAACACCCAGTGTGTCTGCTACTCCAGCCAATATAAGCAGTACATGGGCATTTGGTTGTGATGACGTGCAATCCCAGACCACAGACTTGGTACTGATACGAGAAGCACCAGCCATATCTTGagaccatatcacttcctggacCAAGCAGGTCGCTGCCTTATTTATTACACAGGATAGCCACTTGGAGGCAAAGAAACCAATAAGCCCTCTTGCATTCCACAGGCGACATGTGAGCGAGGTTTTGCCGCCATGGAAGAAACACACCAGAAGAAGATTGAAGACCTACAGAGGCAACACCAGCGGGAGCTGGAGAAGCTGCGGGAGGAAAAGGACCGCCTcctggctgaggagacagctgcCACCATCTCAGGTGGGGCTAAGTCCGTGAGCACAGGGGTCCCATGTCTTGGCCTGAACCTGCAGTTCAGAAGACGATTGGCCTTACTTGTTTTTCCCTGAGATTGAAGTTTCCTCCTTATAGATGGTGGTGGGTAAAGGCGGGCAGGGTCTCTGTCCTAGGCCATCCTTTAACTCCCTATGTAagtgaggataaccttgaactcattctccttcctccacctcctcagtgctagagTAACAGACATGTACCACCTGACCCTGTTACTGTATTGCTGGAGACTGAACGTGGCCTCATGCATGTCCAGCAGGTGCTGGACCTTAGGTTTCATTTTGGAGAGAGCTATTTGAAGAGTAAAAGTGAGGCAAGGACTAACTTGAGAAGCCTTTTGAGAGCCTCCAAACTGAGAGCCAGTGTTCCAGCCGTCTGTGACACTGCAGGGCTGGGCCCCAGCAAGTGTCCGTCACTTGGAGTCCTCTTCACCAGAGCATGAGTGTGCTGTGACATGGCCCCAGCAAGTGTGTCTCACTGTCTCCTGTTGTATTCTCTTGTCATGATTAACGACAGCATGGTCAAGTGTGATCCTAGTCTtgacaataaaaacccagagtcagatagatatcagggtgaaagctcaaagagcagagaagcagagcagcaaccAGTAACTTCTTagctctatgaaatctcagaccagATGGGGCTATCCTATCTCTtcaatcctcagactgaatgggcctCCTAAGTACggcatcaaaggcatgagatcccaagtgctgggatcaagggtgtgagccaccactgcccagatctatttcttttagcctggatcaatctcatgtagcccagagtggccttaagctcctgatcttcctgcttcctcctcccgagtattaggattaaagctgtgtgtcaccactgcctggcctctatgattaaccagtggctagctctgccctctgatctccagacaagctttatttgtcagaacacaaacaaaatatcatataatgGTATGGTGGCTTATTTTAGCATCAGGGAAGAAAGTAAACCAGCTCccagacatttttgttttaaaaacccaTGCATGAATATAACATTGACATTTGTCTGATCATTGTGGAGTCTTTTTAATATCACATATAACCTGCCTATAGGCCTTCCAGTGGAAATTAGTTTGTGAATTCTCTCAGCCATTTTTTGGTCCCAGAGAGCTGGATTATGATAGACCAGCCGCTGTGGagtcctgctgctgctggagttGGTGTCAGCAGGGGGCAGACACCGCAGTTGACCTGCCCTTGGCCTTGTGGAGGGATAATGTGGCAGTAGAAAGAGCCACTGCCAGCTGTATCCCTAGATTTTGGTGCTGAGGGGCTGTGTCTTTCCTCTAGCCATTGAAGCCATGAAGAACGCTCACCGGGAGGAGATGGAACGGGAGTTAGAGAAGAGTCAACGGTCTCAGATCAGCAGCATCAATTCGGACATTGAAGCCCTGAGGCGGCAGTACCTGTGAGTCACCTAGCCCTGTGGGAGAGGGCTCCTTTCCCACACCTAAGACAGCTTTGAGCTTGGTCTTGGGGAAGTGAGGAGACCATGGTTGTAAGACAGCCCACACTACCTTGCTCTCCAGGGCAAACACCTCAGAGTTAATTAAGATTGATTTCTAAGATGCAAAGAAACAGATGCAAAAAATGACGTTTAAAAACCATAGcttaagctaggcatggtaacatacatttgtaatcccagc
This Peromyscus leucopus breed LL Stock chromosome 8b, UCI_PerLeu_2.1, whole genome shotgun sequence DNA region includes the following protein-coding sequences:
- the LOC114682562 gene encoding myosin phosphatase Rho-interacting protein isoform X1 is translated as MSAAKENPCRKFQANIFNKSKCQNCFKPRESHLLNDEDLTQAKPIYGGWLLLAPDGTDFDNPVHRSRKWQRRFFILYEHGLLRYALDEMPTTLPQGTINMNQCTDVVDGEARTGQKFSLCILTPDKEHFIRAETKEIISGWLEMLMVYPRTNKQNQKKKRKVEPPTPQEPGPAKMAVTSSSGSGGGGGSGSSSSSIPSAEKVPTTKSTLWQEEMRAKEQPDGNSLSPVQSPSQSLPPAACTPRETGLESKEDESTMSGDRVDGGRKVRVESGYFSLEKAKQDLRAEEQLPPPLSPPSPSTPHSRYGCPGSPSQELGHPLHSPGLPALSRMVYSIYPDSLGEASRPPNHMDSSSAGGWGSEILGSTFAFKASRQYAALADVPKAIRISHREAFQVERRRLEHRTRARSPGREEVARLFGNERRRSQVIEKFEALDIEKAEHMETNMPIMTTPSSDTRQGRSEKRAIPRKRDLASEAPTAPLSDACPLSPHRRAKSLDRRSTESSMTPDLLNFKKGWLTKQYEDGQWKKHWFVLADQSLRYYRDSVAEEAADLDGEIDLSTCYDVTEYPVQRNYGFQIHTKEGEFTLSAMTSGIRRNWIQTIMKHVLPASAPDVTSSLPEEKNKSTSSFETCPRPNEKQETEPGEPDPEQKKSRARERRREGRSKTFDWAEFRPIQQARAQERANTVGSSDAGEPGRPEAEPGELERERARRREERRKRFGMLDTVDGPGMEDTALRMDIDRSPCLLGPPDLKTQNVHVEIEQRWHQVETTPLREEKQVPIAPLHLSLEDRSERLSTHELTSLLEKELEQSQKEASDLLEQNRLLQDQLRVALGREQSAREGYVLQTEVATSPSGAWQRLHRVNQDLQSELEAQCRRQELITQQIQTLKHSYGEAKDAIRHHEAEIQTLQARLGNAAAELALKEQALAKLKGELKLEQGKVREQLEDWQHSKAVLSGQLRASEQKLKSTEALLLEKTQELRDLETQQALHRDRQKEVQRLQECIAELSQQLGTSEQAQQLMEKKLKRNYTLLLESCEQEKQALLQNLKEVEDKASACEDQLQGHVQQVEALQKEKLSESCKGSEQVHLLEEELEAREASIRQLAQHVQSLHDERDLIKQQFQELMERVATSDGDVAELQEKLRGREADYQNLEHSHHRVSVQLQSVRTLLREKEEELKHIKEAHERVLEKKDQDLNEALVKMIALGSSLEETEIKLQEKEECLRRFVSDSPKDAKESQSTAEQTEEDSGIFPLGSVTRVFPGFPHSQPEDEDPGAGLGEECSSGSPSREENMVPPKSVDVPDREGHLQSTSKSDQGAPVKRPRIRFSTIQCQRYIHPEGCAKAWTSSTSSDTSQDQSPSEDSVSSEATPSTLPAAADAETYISIIHSLETKLFVTEEKLKDVTVRLESQQGQSQEALLTLHQQWAGTEAQLREQLRASLLQASALASQLEQERQEKATNIEHHPGELEDFQAKNSQALSCLENCWKKLRSLPFADQEEGQDACAASLANIESMLVSAIKALQPWASPADSRTQTEQEKGHSMESSLATPVQQPCQPILNEQEHRKLLSAQIVLEASLINQIADSLKNTTSDVYGVLCELTQSGEWPLKEESAALSAGAPVEIWAKKVLVNGEFWSQVESLSKRLGTLGEAAACTSGDRQQHIPQSLADATWIRAELSYATQSLRELFYHRLQSIQETLQGTQAALQQHKCMLGEILRAYQTPDFERVIQQILETLRHSTGREDQVQTSWDQSPLGEVLRPGTDGSQEPLQAFHQSPEVLAAIQDELAQQLREKASILEEISAALPGLPPTERLGGCQRLLQMSQHLSYDACLEGLGQYSSLLVQDAIIQAQVCYAACRIRLEYEKELRFYKKACQEATGGSCQKRAQAVGALKEEYEELLHKQKSEYQKVITLIEKENTELKAKVSQMDHQQRCLQEAESKHSESMFALQGRYEEEIRCMVEQLSHTENTLQAERSRVLSQLDASVKDRQAMEQQHVQQMKMLEDRFQLKVRELQAVHQEELRALQEHYIWSLRGALSLCQPSHPDSPLAPRPSEPRAVPTAKDEAESMTGLRERIQELEAQMDVMREELGHKELEGDVATLREKYQRDFESLKATCERGFAAMEETHQKKIEDLQRQHQRELEKLREEKDRLLAEETAATISAIEAMKNAHREEMERELEKSQRSQISSINSDIEALRRQYLEELQSVQRELEVLSEQYSQKCLENAHLAQALEAERQALRQCQRENQELNAHNQELNNRLAAEITRLRTLLTGDGGGESTVLPLTQGKDAYELEVLLRVKESEIQYLKQEISSLKDELQTALRDKKYASDKYKDIYTELSIAKAKADCDISRLKEQLKAATEALGEKSPEGTAVSGYDIMKSKSNPDFLKKDRSCVSRQLRNIRSKSLKEGLTVQERLKLFESRDLKKD